Genomic window (Gymnogyps californianus isolate 813 chromosome 2, ASM1813914v2, whole genome shotgun sequence):
ttattCCCTTCAAGGAGATGATCCTCTCTAGAAACGCTACAGCTCATTTTTGAAAGGACAAAGAACATGCTTCCTTTCATGAAGAATTTCTCCAATTGCTGATTCTTCCCCAGACTGTCGCTATACTGGGAAGTTGGTTTCCTCTTTCCAACTTCTACTGCTAAGCAGAGCCCAAAAACTAATAAAGAGCCTGAACCCTTCTACAGGCAGCAGGGAGTAAGTCACCATAGCattctcctgtgaagaaagtgaagaactgaacaacagaaaaagaaatacaaaaggaaaaacatgactaagggaaaaaagaagaggataACCATTCCTTTTACTGATATATTCCTAATAATTAGCTGAGCACTTCTAAAGACAAAGAGCTTCGCTGCTTTTGGGACCAAAGTAAGAAAAAGTCTAAAGCATCGTCTTCCTGACGTGGGAAGATGTGTCCCCAAAAGAGACACAAGATCTAATACAGAAACCTATCTATGTCTTGCTGAAAATTTGCACTCTAAGAGTCACCAGCTTCTGCTTCACGGGCAGTATACCACCAGCTTAACTGGATGGTAGTAACTTTACCCCATACAAGAAGTCAGAACGTGCACTGTCCTTTAAGGACGCAGAACAAcaaccaaagcagaaaaaggcttAGAAATTCAGTCGAGATGGCACTTGCTCAGACACACAGTGAGGAGGTGCAAGGTAGGCAAGACAGCAAAATGGAGATTATTCCTCACTCACACAGAGCTGACTTAGACTCAAGTCAGTCTTCCTTACCAGTCTCTACTCTGGGTCTGCTTTTGTGGTATTTAGGAAGTTGCAGAGTTCAGCTTAGGGATGCATAATCACaatatttaattacagtttCAGTACTGATCTACAGACATCAGCACATGATAAACTAAAAATCACAGTGCTTCTGATTTGGTATAATCCAACAGACCTCcagatttcttttcagagcaCATAAAGGTACAGCTCTCTGAGCATCACATGGTATGATAATCGCCAAATGACTCGACGAGCTTGTAAGCATCCAAACTGCTGCAAACACATTTATACATACAATAATGGATGAAATGTAGATGTATTCCACCTACATACTTATGCAGGCAAACACTCATGAGTTAAAAGCCACTGTATGAACCACCCTACAGAGTGGGTAACAAAGCCAGTGATTCCCTTGCACACCTGAAGACCAGAAAAACGttcaccaaaataaaattagggccatgctcttttcattttttttttttttaaactgtaacaTGTACCAAGTAAGGCAATAAGATCACTTTTCCAGCATTATTCATACCACATATGCGCCGGAAGCTACTTGAAAGTACTGTGTGTAATGGAACTGTCTGGAAAGCTCAGCTTAAAGTAGTTGAACTCAATTACTGATCAATTTACaggtacagaaaataaatacatgcagcCTTCTAACAAAGATGACTTACCATTGTTATGTTATTTCCATTTAGCAAAATCTGGTCTAGCTTTGTGATTCTTCTGCCCTCAGGGGTAATCTCACTGAAGAAGCATTAGAAAAAGTAAGTCAGAACACATAACCAGGGACAGTGATTCCAGTTGTGACTACAGAACTGACATAAATCTCTGCATTAAGATGACAGTTGTTGGAACTAACAAACAAATTAGCCACACTGCAGCATAATCTTGAAAAATTGACCACCTGTGGAAAGAAAGCTACCTGGCAACTAAAAAGATCCATTGTACTTTTCTGCTCAGTACATAAAGATACAGATTCACCCTCTAAATCTTGGCAACTTCTTGAATACCACCAATAATCAAAACAGGTTTCAAACAGCAACGTGGCATGACAAAGCAATAAATACTTATCCTTAATTCTGttaactttttaaatctttgccTAGGCCTTCAGgaaatgtaaaagcaaacaaactacTGGAAAGTTCAACATGCAACCCATGCAAAATCAAGGCTACAAATCAGGAACCTGATTACAAGCATAAATCATGCAACAGCTGCTCTACCACATAGCTGTCCTGAACAGATCACCCTCTATAGTTTAAGTCCAAGCTATAAAATATTCAGCTGGCAAGTATTCAAAAAATATAAAGACACTTTGCTTATAGATCTTACACAAAATTCTTCCTCAGGAAACCAAACATTAAATAGCAACAAGAGGCAGAAATAATACTTACAATTCTGTAACATCTTCTAACACCATATCTGAAAATCcactttcaaggaaaataaggcccagaattttaaaatcaaaatatttaaagttattttcattaactgaacgtaactgtaaaatacaaaaaaaaataaaaaaaaaaaacaaaaaatctaaaaaaaaaaaaaaaaaaaaaaaaaaaaaaaaaaaaaaaaaaaaaaaaaaatgaaaaaaaaaaaaaaaaaaaaaaaaaaaaagaaaaaatactcaaCAAAACTGACATTGACAAAAAAACGaacactgtaaaaacaaaaaaaaaaaaaaaaaaagacacaaaaaaatgctgaagaaaagtgTCCGTGCACCCTTCACTGCCGCTCGTACATAAACCAGTTCCTGAGGCAAGAGGCGGGAACGCTGCAGGAACACGTTCCCTTCAGGGAGAACACCTGGGTGTCGCTGGAGTGCAGCGCATCACCGTGAGGCGGCCGAGCACCAACACTCGCCCCCAGCCGGCCTTTGCTCCGCACCCAAACCACGGCCCGGAGCCACCTCCCCGGCCGCTGCCCGTGCCGGAGACCGGCACGTCCCAGCTCCTCTCCGCTGCCGCGGGCAGGCACTGCGCCGGGGACCAGCCCGGGCGCGGCTCCCGAGCAGCGGGAGGCCCCGCGGCCTCAGGCACACGCGGGACTGACGAGCCGGGagggccgccccgctccgctccgcccgcGCCCCCGGCCCCTCAGCCCCGGCCCGCTGAGGGTTTTGCCCTTGCCGGCCAGCAACGCCGGACACTGCGGCCGGACCCGCGGACTTCACCCCGGCTGCGAAGGCGCGGGGCGTCGCCTCCCGCCGGCCGAGCAGAAGCGGGGCCGCAGCCAGGCCCCCCCCCACGccggcccccccgccgccatccagccgccgccgccctccctcGCCTCACGCCGCCTccacagacacacacccccGGGCTGGGCGAGGACACCCTCGCCGGACGGGaggcgcccgcccgccgcgcgcCTGCCAACCTCGCCCACCCCACTCAAGCTTCCCGCCAAGCGGCGGCGCCGCTCGCGCCGCCCAGAGGCGCCCGCAAACggcccctccctccctccccgcccgccggTCACAAGACGGGATCCCCCCCACCCGCCCCCGCCCGGACACCGGGAGAGCGCGGAAGCCTCGCGGCGGCACCGGGCACCGAGCGGCAGGAGCTGAGAGGGGTTGGTTGCCGCGTTAGCCGCCATGTTGCACCCAGACCCGACCAATCGCTTGCCGCCTCCCACAGATGGGAAGGGCCGCCCGAGggggccagcccagcagccccgACGAGCGGATGGCAGAGCCCTCGCTCCtcccctccggccccgccccgctgcccccggtTTCCTTTAAACGCCGGCAAGGAGCTGGAGTCGCGACAGCCGTGTCGTCTGTGAGTCGCGCGTGTTGAGCGCGTCCAGGTAGAGATGTAAAGGAACAAACCCTTTTTCCCCcgcccttctcctcctgccgGCCCACCCGGGCAGCACCGCCTTGGGCTGCCGCCGGTACCGCCGGTACGCGAACAGCCCGGCGGCCCCAGGGTGTCAATCCGCCCTTCAAGTCAGTCGTCTTTTCGCGTGGAGTGGAAGGATTTTATGCGCTGTATGTCACAGCTATTTTATGTGccgagttttatttttttccccagattgCCTCATTAATTTCCAAGAGGAATTAATCCAAGAAGGATTTTTGGAAGCCCTTTTGGCTTGGAGCAAAAAACCCACTGGCTGTTCAAACGTGCTTTGCTTGCTTAATGCTacagcattaaagaaaactggtGTTTCAACTGCTAGAGTCATTGCACACTTTGTGACGGGGCAGACTCCGGAAGAATCGAGCCGGAATAAACTCTGTCCTCCGCCTAGAAGGGCGCTGCTGCCTCCAGACGTGCACGTACCTTTCCAAGGACGAACAGCTGGCTGGCATCGCAGGGCTGCTCGCTTGGCTCTTAAACGTGGTTAGCTCCCCGGTCACTCTGAACGCTTGGACTTTCTGTTCTTGAGGTGGGCTACAACCTTTGAGATCAGCAGATGCCGCTGCCCCGCTGCGCCCCACAGAGGAGTGCTTTGCTGTGATGAGAGCAGAGAGACGTAACGCTGGACTTCACTCGCTGCGAGGCTGCAAGGCTGGCCTGTCTGCCTTGAGCAGAGGGTGTATGAAGTGCCAGCTGGGGCAGTTAGAATGACTCTGTGAGTGAGCACAGGCAGGACgcaggaacaaccacaaaaccacggATGAAATGCAAAGGGTAAATTTATTTTCGTTACCTCGCCAACCGGACTGTCCCCGAAGCAGCACccgggcagaggcacacaagtgGGGACGCAGGCACTGCTGAGCTCGGTCCGTGCGAGAGGATGGCCGACCATGCTGTTTTCGCCCACGTATCAGGGATTCACGCAGGCACagtttaccactgtgctttgatcttctccacagcagggcaggaatttCAAGCGTGTCCGATAGGGTGCCGCTAAGTCTATCACAGGCCTATGTTATccaaacacagatgttctacttgCCAAGCACACAAGGATAAACAACAATTAGTATGATACATGTATTTTctacaccccagctgcaagtcacttgagcGTGTTTACAATCCTCCTTGCCAATCTTCCGTTATTGTCCCGTGTTCCACCCCCTTGCTCAAGGGACCACTTCTGCTGGGGCCGGCAAAGCTGGAGGTGTCCATTTGGGCTTGCAGGGTAATCCTAGAGGCACGTAATAAACACAcatagaaaaaggaataaacttATCCCTACAATGATGCTTTGAATCAGGTGTCCCACCCATCCTGTCAGGGAATTAAATCACTCAGCCAGCCAGGCACCACCAGTAGGTTGTTTCATTTGATGCAGTAAATCCTGGAGATGTTGAATGTCATCCGCTACACTGGCTGATTCATCAGTTACGCTGAAGCAACACATGCCTTCAAAGTTGGAGCTGCGTTTATGGTGTCAAAGAAGGAGACAGTCCACCGCCAGTCGATTTTGTAATGTTCCTTGGCGTACAGCCGTTACCTCCTCggaaaaaacagcaataagGAACATTAATATCAAAAGCACTTAGCAGAGTATAATTCTGTAATACAGCTACTGCAGTTGGCACACCACTAAAACACATTAGCAAAAGATCTGCAGCTGTTAATCAATACAACACAAAAGGCAGATGAGTTAGTTACAGCAGAGGCCAACCAAATCCAAGCATTTATATGTTGATCTCACGGAAACGTTTCCAGGGCACGCGCTTGTAGTACAAGACTACAAAGCACGACGAGCCAACCTGTGATACGGGAGGAACACAGGAGTGTCATCTCCTTCCAGTAACACATACGCCGTtgctccagctccttcagctaATACTACTCCGGGTTTGATAACCTGATGTGGGGTAATTGCCCACACAGATTGAAGAGCTATGGCTTGCGCTTTTTCAGATTGAACTTCAATTCCATGTTGGATTCGCGACACCAATAACACCGTTCCAATGCTCTCTTATCTCCTCTAGATAAGGCACAGGTATTTGTCAAAGATACCTGAAATACAAGAACTCGAGAATTTGATATCAACAGAGGATGTAAAATAAGAGGAGAAGTTGGGGTACAGAACCATACGGCATTCTCAGGGGTTATTATATGAATCTTCACGTCTAGACTCACAGGTCGTGGTCCCACCATGCAATCCGTCGGTGTAAACAATTCCATTTGCCCTGTAGTTACTATTTTGGGAGAGATACCATCTGGAAGAATTTCAATCCTCACCATGTTTTGTACTGGAGGTGTTGTAATATGATCATAGGGTGTTTGATTATGAATATTCCggctgtttaacaaaaaaactaCTTTAGTAAGAGGTGAACTCCAAGGTTGTAAAGCTTTAGTACTGGTTAGCTTTCTTAATTGTTCCGTCAACATCCCATTCATTCTTTCAATCAAGCCATTAGCTTGGGGATGGTAAGCAATGTGGAATATCCAATCTATCCCTAGCCCTTGAGCCCAATCTTGGACATTATGTCCACTAAAGTGTGTTCCTTGGTCACTTTCTATTTGGTGAGGAGGTCCGTATTGATGAATGAGTTGTTCTAATGCTTCAATCGTGCTATGCCGATTAGCATATTTGGTGGGTTTAGCAAAAACCAGTCCTGACACTGGATCCACAGCAGTGAATACATATCACCACCCTCTCGACGGGTGCAGGGGGGCCATGTAATCGACCTGCCAGCTATTCAAGGCCCACTGACCTCGTTCTCTCTTTCCCCATGGCCTATATAATGCCCTTAAACGTAGCTGCACACAAACAGTACAATTATGTGCACGTGCTTTATAAATAATGGCAGAGGGGTTTGATTGTGAGCAATGTCCCATGCGTGTGCAGTATGAGCTGATCAATGTCCACAGGCTATATGCGCACTTAGAGCTTGAGCACGTACTTCGGCAGAGGTCGTATCATCTACTTCTCTATTACATCTTTTTGATGAGCTGAGACATGCTTTACTTTTAAAGGATGTCTTTGCACATCTTGCCAAATTTGTCGCCATATATCTGGCCCCCATATAGGGTATTTTTGTCCATGCCAATCCTCTGGGGCCCAGCGGGGTAACCACAGTGTGAGGCTTTTGTATACAACCCAACTGTCAGCGTATAAGTAACGTGCCTTCCCTCCCAGGATGGCAAGAGATGCTGCAATCAACTCAGCCCACTGACTAGATGCTTGTACACCTGTTTGCCATAATATCATTCCTGGAACCAGAGCATAGGCAACTGCTCTCCATTGTCTTTGTCCAGTTGCCGTGGATGTTGCACTTCCATCGGTAAACCAGGCATCTTTTTTGTGCTCTTCTATTAACTCGTCATAAGGGGGAGCTTCCTCCACAGGAGATGTCGGGCTGTCTCCAAGGAGAAGAGTTTCCCCGAGTGTGGGCATATGATTAAATGACACGGTTCCTAGAAGAGTGGCGTGTGGAGTGGTTACATGTGGTTTTCCCAGTAGAAATCGCTGCTGTAAATAACGTTTCCATTTCCAATATGTGGCTGCCCGAGCTACCCCTGCATGGGCCCTAATGGAATCATCAGTAACCCACTCATGAGGAGGTAAGGGGGTGTGGACAGTCACACTACCTTGGCCTGTgattctttcagtttcttgtagTGCCCAAACTACagctaaaatttgtttttccgTCAGGGTATGATGTACAGCGGAGCCTTGTAATGCCTTGGACCAAAATCCTACAggttctttctgattttttggcCCAGTCATCTGCCACAATCCCCACGAGACTGCATCATCTAGAATTATTACTTCTAATTCAAAAGGATATCCTCGCCTAGCAGTGTATAATTGTGCATGCTCAATCGAAGCATTTTTGCAGGCATCAAAGGTTTCTTGTTGCTGCTTGGTCCACTGCCAACCAACCTTCTTCCCAGTTAATTTCTGCAGAGGGCGCATTAGTACCACCAGCTGTGGGATAAAGTTCTCCAACACCCTAAACTTCCCAAGAAGGTCTGTAGCTGTTTTACTGTGGTTGGTACAGGAAACTGCCGGACTGTTTGCTGTACCTTATTTGGTATTTCTCTCATGTGCCCATGCCAAACTATTCCCCAAAATTGTACAGTAGTACTAGGgccctgtattttctttggattAATTGCCCAGCCTCGGTCCTGCAAATGCGCTTTCAACGATTCGGCAGCTACTGCAATTTCTTGTTGTGACTCTGCCATAATCAAGAGATCATCAACGTAATGGTAAACAGTAACAGTACCTGACCACAGTGCTACATCAGCTGCTACCGTTTGGTGGCAAATGGAGGGACTGTGTTTGTATCCCTGAGGCAATACCTGGAAAGTCTCTTGCTTTTGTTGCCAGGTAAAGGGAAACTGGTTTTGGCTTTCTGAAGCAATGGCTATCgaaaagaaagcattagccAGATCTATCACCATGTTCCAAGGTTGtaaatttttgttaattttttctgtaagaGTAACCACGTCTGGTACCGTAACGGCAAGTGTGGGGGGTGACTTGATTCAATTCTCTATCACCCACAGTCATTCTCCAAGTGCCGGCTGGTTTTCAAAAAGGCCAAATAGGATTATTAAAAGCAGTCATGGTTTCCTTAACGATTCCCACTTGTTGAAGTGCCTGAATGGTTTGAGCAATTTCCTCTTCCCCCCTGGAATACGATATTGTTTTACAGTTGCCACCAtggcaggcacaggcagcacaACAGGATCCCACTTTGGGAATCCACGCAAGATGGTTATAGATCAAATAGCGAATCCCGCTTGCAAAGTCCCGAAGCAGAAGTGACCATTTAAAGTTTCAACTGTTCGTCCTGCCAACACATCAATACCCCAAATAGATGCTTTAATGGGGGCAATTAACACCATCGTGGTAAATGGAGTGGCATTTCCTATTGTTAAGGTTACCTTAGCTCGGAGGGCAGGGGTTGGATTTCCCCCTAATCCACAGCTCTGCGACGTCGcttctttattattaatattactgTGTAATAGAGTAACTTCAGCTCCAGTATCCACCAGAGCTAACACATGTAAAATCCCCCCAGACCGTCACTTTATAGTTAAAGGAACATAGGGGCGTCGGTCCCCCTCATGGTAAGAGGCTACAGTGGCGGCAATTTTGGGGGACCTGCCAAACCTTCgtttctgctgttttggcaTTTGCCAGGTTGTGCCTTGCCTTGAGGTGGTaggcagggctggagggtgGGTGTGGAGTTGGCGGCAGGGCCAGGGGCGGTCGGGTTTTTTGTGCAGGCACTAACTTTTGCCGTTGGCAAAACGTTTCTGATGGAATCCCATTTATTTCTGATCGTGGGACGCCGGCTGGTACAAGAACGTTCCACGTTTGTTTCCTCGTCACCCGTGATGTAACTCCTTTCGGCCTTGCTGGCTTTCCTTTACATAGATGGTCCCAAAGTTACAGCCCCAATTTCCCTCAAGGTATTTGCCAGGGGGCCTACATTACCAGTAACATTTGTGACTGATGGTATAATCAAGGGTTTTCGTGAGGCAGGCGCTCCTCtccaaagctgcattttgatACTTCTCATTGCTGCTACCCTGTCCGGGTTGGATCCCGTAATCAACGCATGAGCCATCGCCATCTGCCGTACTAAATTAATACCCTCTTCCATGGTACACCCATTTCCGAGGGACGACACTGATTTGACAGGTTCAGCAGATGCTGTTAAAACTGCTGCACACAACCATTGATACAGTGTAGGTGCAATCATATCTTGCCCATCAGAACCTCTGATATTTTGCAATTGAGCATATCCTCGTTGTATCTGATCATCACTAATTATTAAGCTACGGGGcttaataaatctttttcacCCATTAATAAATGGATAGAGGCAGCTCCACTATCCCAAGCTCGCAAAATCCATGCCAGTATGCCTTCCCCACTCTTTTGCTGATAGAGCTCTAAAAATTCCCTTAACTCTTTTGGGGTGTAAGCACGCGTGACCTGCACTCCTCCATCCGCTTGTTCCTACTGCCCCTTCATTTGTATGAGGTGTCGTGCTTCTGCCACCTCCCTGCCTTCTAAATCCGACTCAAACTCAACCTCAGAGTCCAAGGATTCACTCCAGATATTTCCATCCCATTCCTCAGGATCCCACAAAGGTTTTGTGGTGAGAGCACGAACTTGGGAAATCGAAACCCTACTTTTTCCATACCTGTCCCTTTGTTTAGTAGCAATACACGCAACCAACAGCTCTACAGTACCTTGCAGCCCATTGCACCACTCTGCTTGAGTAGTAATCACTTCTTGTGCGATCGCCTTTGCCTTTTGTAAAGTCCCAACTTCCCTTTCCAACTCTCTCATTGCACTCCATAATGCAACAACTTCACACTCAAGAGCTCTAAGACCGGTAACTCATATCCTTTCCAACCTCCCCACTAACTTGCCAGAAGACTCCAATGCCGCTTTCCATGGCAACCTGCGCAGAGCCATTTCAATTGTCTGGGGGGTAACCACCGCCCTGTCATTTATTTCAGGCCATGCTTCCAGCAGAGCCAATGTAGCCAGAAAAGTGGCCACGGGGGTCCAGCACTCAGTCCTGGGCCAGCCTCCAATATGGGGGGTCACAGTCGTGGCATCCCCAGTCCCCGACTTTTTGGCCAGCCATGGCATGGCTGTTCCTGGATCCTACTGACTGCCACATCTAGGAGCCGGCACAGGCAGAACACAggaacaaccaaaaaaccacggatgaaatgcaaagagtaaatcTATTTTCGTTACCTCGCCAACCACAGGATCCCCaaagcagcacccaggcagAGGCACGCAAGCAGGGATGCAGGCACTGGCTGAGCTGAAGAGAGGTATTTATCCATTCCTTGGGTTTGCTTCTCAGTCAGATTGGAGCCTGGGATACACACAGCTGTTACTTTTTGCTCTGACCAGCTTTAGCACTTTGTTTCTGCAATTGTCTTCCAAGTCTACACAACACATTATGGTGCTGCAGTCggcatgctgcagagcagccctggctaAACAGTCCCCAGAAACTGTTTGCAAGAGGTGTTTCCACTGAGGTATCACTGGACTATATTTAATGATGCTAACGATGCACAAAAGCCTGCTCATGTTCATGTTTTACATGACATACTTTCAGCGTGATCTGTCTTCAGTCTGGGCTAACACCTTTATATCAGAGAAGCACAGTAtataaaagcagaggaaaagcaagtcaCTGAAAGAGTTTCATCTTCTTCACCTTTCAGAAACTGTAGTTTACAATCTCAAAGAAGAAATGCGGTAAGAGAAGAGGCTGCACTACCTTCAAATGTCTACATGGTGCTGTGAAACTGTGCAAAAGTATAGCACTGAATACATAGGCtctataaatattattattattattattattgacaTATGGTGAAGAGGCAGGCACATTCAGCTTTCACTTCCAGTGTTACCAGTGGGATTCTAAAGTCAGAGATCCCCTTGGTATTTCTGCAATATCTTCTTCTCCTTTATTCCCGATGACTCAAACCCAGGTTTGTATTCAGGAAGAGGTTCATGAAGAACCAAAGTTAATTCACTCACTCAAATAGTAATTGTCCTGACTGATTTattaaataacttcagaaaaattatccaagtctttaaaaaataggTAACCTAAAACTGTAcccaagaaaagaagaattaatgCAATCtgatgaaaaaggaaggaggattATACCTCTATAATCTATCAGCTATAGCAAGCTGATATAGGCAGACACGCCCTTGAGTTCATCTCCTCCAGACAGTCCCACTTACACCGGGCTAAGTAGTCACAAGCATGCTCCTATCAGAACAGTTTCCAGTAAAGATAACTTGCCTACCAACGCAGGCCAAGGAAATGTCCTAGAGACAAGCTGCCCTCCGACCATTAAAGAGCTAAACCTCTCTCCTATTTTATTCCTGGTCATGCAGCAGCATGGCAACAAGGATGGTAGGAATATAGAAAAGGTATCCTGAGATCTCCATCAGCCACAACGGTTTTCATCACCTGAAAATGACACTGCTCGtcagcacctcctccccacctgcacCATCCCTCTCTGGCCCCTAAAAGCTAGTAAAAATCTCACCcaaacaaaagacaaacaatTCCCTAAAGCTGCGGTCTGCACAGTGCCCTTGGCAAAAAAGCACCAGccaaaggcagaaaggaaactAGGAAAGAGCGGAGAGATGACACCTTCCCCCATCACACCGGGCCATAGTTTAAAAGTCGCTATTGCCTTCTCTAGCTCGACAAGCCATGAAAGCAGACGACTGGAACGACACCGCAAAAAGGGGCACCTGGGCATCTGCTGCCACCACggcagcacaggcacagcaagCCGTCACCAGAAACACCTTCGCACACACCTTCGTCTTCCTGCCTTCAGCCACACTCAGCAAGATGTCTGCTTGCACACTGTTTGCCATTGAGTCGCTCTGCAGCAAGGAACAACACCGCCCTTGACTCCCTAACTCATGGGGTGCTCTCACGATGGATGGTGGCTTCATCTTCAACCACCCATTCGCTAGCTCACGCAACAACTAGCCGGGGACAGCAGTCCCCCACGGGCCTTCCCGTCCTCAcaccaaaaaccccacctcCAGGCCCCAACCACCTCCGTGGCCCTACAACCGACTCCTCCCCTCGCCCCTGCGCAGCAGCCCGCACGACGCCaggccctctcctcccctctgcccctctctgctACTGCCGCCTGCGCGCACGATGCCACTTGCAGGGAGCCCAGCCCTTCGAGGCTGACGGAGACTCCCCGACCCTCCGGGGACACTCTGCCCACTGGCCCAGTCAGGGGACCCCACGCCTGCCACCACGAcggggctgcagcccagggcaCACAGCGGGACCTCGACGGCACTCCCGCTGCCCGACGGGCAGCCTTTCTCTCTCGCAAGAAAAATGGCCCCCCGCAATGGGGCCTTCATGGCCTCCTGGGCCACCCTCCCAGCCACAGCACCTTCCGTTGGTGACGTCACCAGCCTGCCGTTACACAAGCACGCAGCCCTGTGGCTGGAACGCAGCTCCCTCAGCAGCTCGCCGGTCTGACACCCAGCGTGCTTGCGAGACGACGACCCGGCAAAGCCAGGCCAGAGCCCACCGTCACTGCGACGAGCCAGAAGACCTTCTGGCAACCACTCACCATGCCTCCACGGCCCCAAAAACGCAAGCAGCCCGACGACAGCACCGACACCTATGGCAGGCCAGTGCTGCCTGGCATTTGCCCCAGCACTCTCGTCGAGCCCATGGAGGTCGACCCCCCACAGAACGGGGATGAGCCCATGGAGGTGGATCCACCTCAACTCGAGGAAGAGCCAATGCAGGTGGATCCACCTCGCGCAGGGCTGATGGGGCACTACACCACCGTGGCCAGCGTGCCTCCAGCACCATGGTGCCCAAAGCGCCGCAGGACCCACGGGGGCTCGCAGGCACCCTCCAAACAGCCACCTCCCAAAAAGCGCCGCCACCCCTCAAGCCGACGCTAGCCCTACCTCGACCAGCCACACCGACAGCCGGCAGCCTCATCACAAAGGTCACCCGGCTCTCAAGCCGCAGATGAGTCCTgcttccccaccccccaccctcGCCCCTCGTCAACGGGGgccatctcc
Coding sequences:
- the LSM5 gene encoding U6 snRNA-associated Sm-like protein LSm5; translated protein: MVLEDVTEFEITPEGRRITKLDQILLNGNNITMLVPGGEGPEV